The Gossypium hirsutum isolate 1008001.06 chromosome D07, Gossypium_hirsutum_v2.1, whole genome shotgun sequence genome includes the window CGTTATGATAACAAGGCTAGATATTGCATTCTCGGTGAATAAAGTATGTCAGTTTATGCACAAGCCATTGGATTCTCATTTTAAAGTTGTCAAGAGGATCTTGCGTTATTTGCAGGACACCTTGGATCACGGGTTATGTTTCACTCGAGCTTCGAAGCTCTTACTTGAAGGCCACCCAGATGCGAGTTGGGGTTCGGGTGTTGATAATCGAAAGTCCACTTCAGGGTATTGTGTATTCCTTGGAAGGAACCCAGATTCCTAGAGTTCAAGGAAACAACAAGTAGTCTCGTGGTCCACAGCTAAGGCTGAGTACAGAAGCCTTGCACATGTCATAGCATAAATAATTTAGATCCAATCACTGTTATCTTAATTACATGTACCAATTAAGAGCAAAGCCTTGGTATGGTGTGACAATTCAACAGCTATTGCAATTGCCGGGAATCCTATTTTACATTCCAAATTTATGCATGTAGAGTTGGATCTATTTTTTGTTAGAGAAAGATTTACAAATGGTTCACTTCAGGTTGGTTATGTTCTAAGTCAAGATCAAATTGCAGAAATCTTTACTAAACCACTATCAGCATGATTGTTCACCAAGTTCAGAAGTAAAATTAAAGTTCTTACCAGCAGTCATGAAGTTACAATGAGGAAAGGAAATCACCAAGCACGGGGAATGTTATGAGTACTTCAACGTTTATTGTTGTTGATTCAGTTAGTTAAAGTAGTTATCTTGTTAATATAGTTGTTGTTGTTATTTCTAGTACAATTACAGTGCTATGTTAAATAGTCATAGCGTTTTGTTCTATACaggttttgaaattaaaaaggaaagttttttttttcttgttactTTGTAATCTAACAATTTTCAAGATTGTTTCTGTTTGGTGACTAATGAGATGATGATGTGACACtttttaaattgattataattataattataattaaagaacgttaaaattttaaaaatattctacaCTAATAATTTTGTGACCtaaaaagttaattaataataattcaaatttatcgTATAAAagtatcttattttattattattttgcttttaaaaagttttcaattatatatgatttcaaatttatgtgctgtaacatggaattagttatcttgtaataagattttaatttaactcgaacaatttcactccaTTCGGCTCGACTTGATTCGGAAAAATTTCAAATAGAGTTAGGATAATAAAATAGGACTcgttaacttgattaactcaaatttttttcactcaattcgacCGAACACTCAAATTGACAACAAtgttaacatcattaattatttctaataaaatatttatgtatatatattttaaaaatacattcTTTTCACCAAGTGTTGGGTGTAGTAGTAAAGCACCTTACATTCTCCCGATGAGAACAAAGTTTGAATCTTAGCAACGATATTGTTGGAGTGGACAATTACAAACTTTAAATATGGATCATAAGACGGACATACATTCTTTCCAAACTCATGatgttaatataaatttttatattgaaagGAGTTATAAAAAGTTGAGGGCacgaattatatcaaattaatatACGAGGATTAAATTCAAAGTTtaaggaaaatagaaaaactaaagtCATAATTTGAtagagataaaaatataaatttggatTAGCATGCAACATTTAGTTGAATGTGAAAACTGACAATTGAAGCAAAGTAAAAGATCATGGTTGGCTATATAATGAAGCAGCTTGAAAATCATGAAAGAACACATTTGAGTTTTTCTGGGAAAGAGACCGTGATTACATGTCTTATTGCAACGAATTCATCGGTTGAAATTAAGATTTTACGAGagatcaaatcgaatcgaatcgaatttttggataaaaaataaagacaaaaatattATCATGTCTTTCACCGGTGAAGAATTCAATGGATTGATTCACTTATCTGCACGGCTAGGGGTGAGCGTTCGGTAGAACCGAatgaaaaattttcgagttaattgagtttACGAGTTCTATTTTATTATCCTAAttcaagttaaattttttttcaaatcaagtcgagtgaaatgaaatcGAGTCGAGTTGAATCAAATCGAACCGaatgaaattgttcgagttaaattaaaaaaattaaacatgtcaaataaaaatattgttacatgataactaattccatgttagagcacataaatttgaaatcatatatacTTGAATATGATcaatttgaatcattaattaggctccaaaattattattttagaaaaaatttacaattttaatctttttatgtattttttagaatttttattttttaaaaatataaattttggaaattttataaatattttgaatattgaaaattattttgattttttttataatttttattgagagagaccaatttgcttattttcaaagttgacaAAGACCAAAAAAGTATTTACACCAAcctattattcgaattatttgaattattcgagttattcgaattttgaaattcaactcgaaactcgaatcgagttattcgagttgattcaaataattcgaataactcgattcgattaactcgaaattagaaaaaaaattatttttttcaaatcaaatcaagtTTTGTTCTATTTAATGGGATGGAGTGAAAAATATGATGTAAAGATTGTTCAGAATTCAAACCGAATAGGTCACTTTCGGATAACGGTGACATAGTACATGTGCCAACTTACAAATTCCTAGCATTCAATGCAATGCCTAGGACTTGATTGTGACAATCAATTAAATGTTAGAAATGTATACATTCACATCCGTGTAACACATATCTCATATTAATACGGAATCAATACTAATATCACATTCACATTCATAGCCATTGTTGCATAATCATAGATCTTATTAACCAACAGTGCCTTATTCCATAAACCTAGAAATTTAGAAGAGGGAAATCAAGGAGATCCCAAACTTATCTTTGGCATCTTTGTCAAGTGGATCATCTCCTATATACATGTTGATATAAGCCCTGCATAGAAGTTCACTCTCAACCTTGCTTATCACTTCGCCCATCACTGCAAACCATTAACCATTGGAAAAACATGTCACATTTCTGCAATTACTATTTCATCTAGAGATGGTAAAACACATTTCGTTAGACAAATTCtaatctaatttatttttattggacggattttttcttaaaaagtgCATACGAGACAGGATAAGGTAGATTTTTTTGGGAGATAGTGGGTATGGATTATGGGACGGTTATAGTAATTAGTTGTCTCATTTCACTCCACCTCACCCCGCTTTATgaatttatcattttacccttatatatataactattgtTAAAGTAAAATTGTAATAAAGTGTCAAGAAAAACTCATATGTTTTATGTGTAATTTTTTgtaagaattatgtttaaatacatACTTTGCTttaaaaaagattgaaaatattaaaaataattagcaaaaattaaattaaagtgagGTAGGATGGGACGGGGTGGAGTTGAGTTAGGTTGGGGATGAATGTATCAAACATTTTTGGAGATGATAGTAGTTTTTAAGATTATACGTCCATAGTAGAGCAGGGAAAGTGGTGGAGTAAATCGTGATAACTGCGGAGCAGTagtgaatttaacaaaatttacctTCGTTCCACTCTATTATCatccctaatttcaatttcaaatacTCGCCTTTTGTTTCAAGAACAAAGCCTGGAAGCCGAGAAATCTCAATAAGAGAACCCGGTGTAAGCTTGATATCATCTGATGCTTGTCCCATAACCCTATCATCAATAGAAAAAGTTAATTCAAAACTCGGatacttaaagaaaaataaaaaatcggaGCAACGAGTTATTACTTGTTGGCTAGCTCATCATTCTTCTTCCCACCATTTAGTTTCTTGGTGGATGCTCCTAGACCTTCCCCAAAGTTCTTTCTCACCATGCTAATGGTGAGGCTTGAATACACAATCACCAACCTTACCATAATTTCCACATCACTGTCGATCACCATTTGATAGAGCTCTTTTGTGGGTTTTTCTGGGGCTTTCTTAATCTTTGACTTCAACAGATCTTTTAGCTTCTCATTATCAGCGTAcattcctttaaaaaaaattaaacaatgaCATGATTCACTATTATGCAATACAATCATTTGAGATAAAAGTATCATAGAAGTTCTTAATATAAGAGTCAGAATGCATTTTATTCTTTCTATTCAAAAAATTGACAAATTAGTCCATgaatattagatcaaagagtaaattgatcattctattaaaaatttattcatttccATAATTAAAAATTGATCACTGTACATAAAAATGAAGAACTGTAATTATATAGTTACTCTATTTGtcatgttaatttttaataatagaaatagataaactttttaatcaaaaatattaattttttttaatctaaccGATAACAAATTTTTAAGTAAAAGTAAGTTCCATGATTCATTTGATTTACCATAGCTATAAACCTTGATGTCCAATCCAAACATGGATTTCTTCCTAAGACCAACACAATTGAGCTGTTTCCCATCATCCAATTTAACAGGAAAAGAAACCCCAGTTTTTGGTTCAACTGCAACTTCCTCAGTTCCATTTGTTTCCTTTTCATCATTGGTTACTTCTTGAGTAGCTTTGGCAATGGTATTCTCAGAACTGGTCGCCATTGTTGAAAACTTAAAATA containing:
- the LOC107926449 gene encoding fatty-acid-binding protein 1 isoform X1; its protein translation is MATSSENTIAKATQEVTNDEKETNGTEEVAVEPKTGVSFPVKLDDGKQLNCVGLRKKSMFGLDIKVYSYGMYADNEKLKDLLKSKIKKAPEKPTKELYQMVIDSDVEIMVRLVIVYSSLTISMVRKNFGEGLGASTKKLNGGKKNDELANKVMGQASDDIKLTPGSLIEISRLPGFVLETKGEYLKLKLGMIIEWNEVMGEVISKVESELLCRAYINMYIGDDPLDKDAKDKFGISLISLF
- the LOC107926449 gene encoding fatty-acid-binding protein 1 isoform X2; this encodes MATSSENTIAKATQEVTNDEKETNGTEEVAVEPKTGVSFPVKLDDGKQLNCVGLRKKSMFGLDIKVYSYGMYADNEKLKDLLKSKIKKAPEKPTKELYQMVIDSDVEIMVRLVIVYSSLTISMVRKNFGEGLGASTKKLNGGKKNDELANKVMGQASDDIKLTPGSLIEISRLPGFVLETKVMGEVISKVESELLCRAYINMYIGDDPLDKDAKDKFGISLISLF